The proteins below are encoded in one region of Pangasianodon hypophthalmus isolate fPanHyp1 chromosome 6, fPanHyp1.pri, whole genome shotgun sequence:
- the LOC113534657 gene encoding kelch-like protein 32 yields the protein MDALWETLSALFLSLVSWIKYSFEYIQRCFGFKRDLTWVMKCQNRFTARSHSNVDEIRSMPDGNQTDTWEMDQEARTYRYHGNGPMFTIQTSTYVFYVDVERLADCSEYFRALYNSCMRESAEHLVNLSHVPSRVFHNLLQFCFLQRFCVPHNLLEEHLRVSTYLLVPSFTRCLLLSLSEILTEQTFLDYLQLAEELSSVELHETVLKYLSTNLLELPHLSRSLDLHLQQEILRIRSKGSPRLCCLRKENLISRNNQETESAKRLFRLDEDDGKWSTVTDLPFSSDKWCFTTAVLFNYLFLIGGFRQHMKRGYEFKMASFRYNPLTNKWVSTAPLIKHRRHFSAAVCEGYIYAVGGWYLDSLVTPDSSTGVYTAVERYDPWTDSWAFVSSLPLSDFQFTLSLSHDSPLTTSLGTCLYVLGNIQRTGEKLVLCYDSTQDCWSELLPTLTRIDADMPSLHFLGSTDRLIVIGGNNVETVVTSFCVETQKWGQIRSMEKMALIGQGTVFNEEVYMSGNQEDMIYRLNIHSLSLSTLPSLPVCTCYESLFHLFF from the exons ATGGATGCTCTCTGGGAGACACTCTCAGCACTATTCCTCAGTCTAGTCTCATGGATAAAGTACAGTTTCGAGTATATTCAGAGATGCTTTGGGTTCAAGAGAGATTTAACGTGGGTTATGAAGTGTCAGAACAGATTTACAGCACGGAGTCATTCTAATGTTGATGAGATAAGGAGTATGCCTGATGGCAACCAAACAGACACATGGGAAATGGACCAGGAAGCTAGGACATATCGTTACCATGGAAATGGACCCATGTTTACAATCCAGACCAGCACATATGTTTTCTAT GTTGACGTTGAGAGGCTGGCAGACTGTAGTGAGTACTTCAGGGCTCTGTATAACTCCTGCATGAGAGAAAGTGCAGAGCATCTAGTGAACCTGTCCCACGTGCCCTCCAGAGTGTTCCACAACCTCCTGCAGTTCTGCTTCCTACAAAGATTCTGCGTTCCCCATAATCTTCTAGAGGAGCATTTGCGTGTCAGCACGTATCTGCTGGTCCCCAGTTTCACTCGTTGCCTGCTGTTGTCTCTGTCTGAAATCCTCACTGAGCAAACGTTCCTGGATTACCTGCAACTTGCTGAGGAGCTGAGCAGTGTTGAGCTCCACGAAACTGTGCTGAAGTACCTGAGCACAAACCTTCTAGAGCTTCCTCACTTGAGCAGGAGCCTGGACCTCCACCTACAGCAGGAGATCCTTCGGATCCGGTCAAAGGGCTCACCTCGGCTCTGCTGCCTGAGGAAAGAGAACCTGATTTCACGAAACAATCAGGAAACAGAGTCTGCAAAGAGGCTTTTCAGGTTGGATGAGGATGATGGGAAATGGAGTACTGTTACAGATTTGCCATTTAGTTCAGATAAGTGGTGCTTTACCACAGCAGTCCTGTTTAACTACCTCTTCCTCATTGGTGGGTTCCGGCAACACATGAAGAGGGGATATGAGTTCAAGATGGCCTCCTTCCGATATAATCCTTTAACAAATAAATGGGTATCGACAGCCCCTCTTATCAAG CACAGGCGCCACTtcagtgcagcagtgtgtgagggGTACATCTACGCTGTAGGAGGCTGGTATCTGGACTCCCTGGTGACTCCTGACTCCAGCACAGGAGTGTATACAGCGGTGGAGCGATATGACCCTTGGACAGATTCATGGGCTTTTGTctcctcactccctctctcagaCTTTCAGTTtaccctttccctctcccatgATTCCCCCCTGACCACCAGCCTAGGCACATGCCTCTATGTGCTGGGAAACATCCAGAGAACTGGAGAGAAACTAGTACTATGCTATGATTCCACACAAG ACTGCTGGAGTGAGCTGCTGCCTACTCTCACACGCATTGATGCAGATATGCCCAGCCTCCACTTCCTGGGATCCACCGACAGGTTGATTGTGATTGGTGGAAATAATGTTGAAACCGTAgtcacatcattctgtgtagAGACCCAGAAGTGGGGTCAGATCAGAAGCATGGAGAAGATGGCTTTAATAGGCCAAGGCACAGTGTTCAACGAAGAAGTCTACATGTCGGGAAATCAGGAAGATATGATCTATCGGCTAAACATccattctctgtctctgtccaccCTTCCCTCGCTTCCTGTCTGTACTTGCTATGAGAGCTTGTTCCATCTCTTTTTCTGA
- the cpt1b gene encoding carnitine O-palmitoyltransferase 1, muscle isoform: protein MAEAHQAVAFQFTVTPEGIDLRLSREALKHIYLAGVTSWRKRAILFRNGVRMGVYPASPSSWLFVVIAIMSSMYARMDPSMGMINNIRKVLPASDRLTAQTQTVLSAIVFATGLWFSLIMLLRYTLKVLLSYHGWIFEPHAKMSMSTKLWISLLKMFSGRRPLLYSFQGSLPRLPVPSIDDTIHRYLESVRPLLDDDRYKQMEIVANEFRKDQAPKLQKYLQLKSWWANNYVSDWWEEYIYLRGRGPIMVNSNFYTMDLLYVIPTHRQAARAGNVVHAILQYRRKLERGEHAPMRALGVVPMCSYQYERMFNTTRIPGIETDCVQHLRNRKHLVVYHRGRFFKVWLYYGGRHLLPAELEQQFQHILNDTTEPQPGELKLASLTAGKRVPWAKARQKYFSDGVNKTSLDAIETAAFFLTLDDETHGYDPEKPRSMDLYAKSLLHGKCYDRWFDKSFTLVVYKNGKIGVNTEHSWADAPIIGHMWEDILAADFLRLGYTEEGHCKGDINKGLASPTRLHWDIPAACQEIIEASYTVAKELADDVDFCGCVFDEFGKGLIKKCKTSPDAFIQLALQLAHYRDKGEFCLTYESSMTRMFREGRTETVRSCTIESTAFVRAMEDKTCMTEQRLALFRTAAEKHQNMYRLAMTGAGIDRHLFCLYIVSKLLDIQSPFLNQVLSEPWRLSTSQTPQQQLNLVDIQKFPKYVGAGGGFGPVADDGYGVSYIIVGENLITFHISSKFSSPETDSHRFGRNIRQAMLDIRALFNQKEKAM from the exons ATGGCAGAGGCGCACCAGGCGGTGGCCTTCCAGTTCACTGTCACACCAGAGGGCATCGACCTGCGCCTCAGCCGTGAGGCGCTCAAACACATCTACCTGGCTGGAGTTACGTCATGGAGAAAACGTGCAATTCTGTTCCGA AATGGCGTCCGAATGGGGGTCTATCCGGCCAGTCCCTCTAGCTGGTTATTTGTGGTGATTGCAATAATGAGTTCCATGTATGCCAGAATGGATCCATCCATGGGGATGATTAACAACATCAGAAAGGTTTTACCTGCAAG TGATCGTCTCACGGCTCAGACTCAGACAGTGTTGAGTGCTATCGTGTTTGCCACAGGACTGTGGTTCTCTCTGATTATGCTTCTGCGCTACACTCTGAAAGTTCTGCTCTCCTACCATGGCTGGATCTTTGAGCCACATGCCAAAATGAGCATGTCTACCAAACTCTGGATa AGTCTGTTAAAGATGTTTTCGGGTCGTCGGCCATTACTCTACAGTTTCCAGGGCTCTTTGCCTAGACTGCCTGTTCCCAGCATTGATGACACCATCCACAGA TATCTTGAGTCAGTGCGCCCACTACTGGACGATGACCGATATAAACAGATGGAAATTGTGGCCAATGAGTTCAGAAAGGACCAAGCCCCTAAACTACAAAAATATCTGCAGCTAAAGTCCTGGTGGGCCAACAATTAT GTGAGTGACTGGTGGGAGGAGTACATCTACCTGAGGGGCCGGGGCCCAATCATGGTGAACAGCAACTTCTACACCATG gaccTGCTGTATGTGATCCCCACTCACAGGCAGGCAGCGCGAGCAGGAAACGTGGTCCACGCCATCCTGCAATATCGGCGCAAACTAGAGCGAGGAGAACATGCTCcg ATGAGAGCTCTAGGGGTGGTACCCATGTGCTCCTATCAGTATGAGAGAATGTTTAACACCACTCGAATTCCTGGCATTGAAACAG ACTGTGTTCAGCACCTAAGGAACAGGAAGCACCTGGTTGTATATCACCGAGGACGCTTTTTTAAGGTGTGGCTGTACTATGGTGGTCGCCATCTCTTGCCTGCGGAGTTGGAGCAGCAGTTTCAGCATATTCTCAATGATACCACAGAGCCTCAGCCTGGAGAACTCAAACTGGCCTCGCTCACTGCCGGAAAGAG AGTCCCATGGGCCAAAGCACGACAGAAATACTTCAGTGACGGTGTAAATAAGACGTCTCTAGATGCCATTGAGACTGCTGCCTTTTTCCTCACTCTGGATGATGAAACACATGGATATGACCCTGAAAAGCCAAGGTCAATGGATCTCTATGCCAAATCCCTACTGCACGGAAAGTGCTATGACAG GTGGTTTGATAAATCCTTCACTCTTGTTGTCTacaaaaatggtaaaatagGGGTGAATACTGAACACTCATGGGCAGACGCTCCCATTATTGGGCACATGTGGGAG GATATTTTGGCAGCCGACTTTCTCCGTTTGGGTTACACTGAGGAGGGACACTGCAAAGGAGACATTAACAAAGGTCTGGCTAGCCCAACCAGGCTACATTGGGACATTCCAGCAGCG TGTCAGGAGATTATTGAGGCATCGTACACAGTAGCCAAGGAGCTTGCTGATGATGTGGATTTCTGTGGTTGTGTATTTGATGAGTTTGGAAAAGGCCTGATTAAGAAATGCAAAACAAGCCCTGATGCTTTCATCCAACTAGCACTACAGCTTGCTCACTACAgg GATAAAGGTGAGTTCTGTCTTACGTACGAGTCCTCAATGACCCGCATGTTCCGGGAGGGACGGACAGAGACGGTGCGCTCCTGCACCATCGAATCAACAGCCTTTGTCCGAGCCATGGAGGACAAGACTTGCATG ACTGAACAGCGTCTGGCGCTATTCAGGACAGCAGCTGAAAAACATCAGAACATGTATCGTCTGGCCATGACAGGAGCCGGTATCGACCGGCATCTCTTCTGCCTCTACATCGTCTCCAAATTACTGGATATACAGTCGCCCTTCCTCAACCAA GTTCTTTCAGAGCCTTGGCGTCTCTCCACCAGTCAGACGCCACAGCAGCAGCTCAACCTTGTTGATATCCAGAAGTttccaaaatatgtaggagCAGGTGGTGGCTTTGGCCCT